A window of the Pongo abelii isolate AG06213 chromosome 10, NHGRI_mPonAbe1-v2.0_pri, whole genome shotgun sequence genome harbors these coding sequences:
- the LOC100433811 gene encoding MKI67 FHA domain-interacting nucleolar phosphoprotein-like, with amino-acid sequence MIKKICRGAENLTFPGVPHGVSDGHFWHGSLSFSVPAGPILSLNLQEDVKFQKEVVQVHKCTTQRKEQEQLTPGVVFVCHLLNETQIFSYFSQFGTVTWFRLFRSKRTGNSKGYASAKFEFEDVAKIVDETMNNYLFSERLLECHYMPPEKVHKELFKDWNIPFKQPSYH; translated from the coding sequence ATGATCAAAAAAATTTGTCGGGGAGCTGAGAACCTGACGTTTCCAGGAGTGCCTCATGGAGTTAGTGATGGCCACTTTTGGCATGGCAGCCTTTCCTTTTCTGTCCCAGCTGGGCCAATCCTGTCACTTAACCTGCAGGAAGATGTCAAGTTTCAAAAGGAGGTGGTACAGGTTCACAAGTGCACAACCCAGCGAAAAGAACAAGAACAACTTACTCCTGGAGTAGTCTTTGTGTGCCACCTACTTAATGAAACCCAGATATTCTCATATTTCTCCCAGTTTGGCACTGTTACATGGTTCAGACTGTTCAGAAGTAAAAGGACTGGAAATAGCAAAGGCTATGCATCTGCGAAGTTTGAGTTTGAGGATGTTGCCAAGATAGTTGATGAAACAATGAACAACTACCTGTTTAGTGAAAGACTCTTGGAGTGTCATTATATGCCACCTGAAAAAGTACATAAAGAACTCTTTAAAGACTGGAATATTCCATTTAAGCAGCCATCTTATCATTAG